The nucleotide window TGAGAGAGCAAATAATTgtagatataattaaataatcaaaaaaaaaatctgattttatTATAGAGAGAGAAATTACATGGAGGGAAAGTAAccacttttcaaattgggaaagttTACATTTTTGGTtctaaaaaaaaaggagggaataATTACAATTACATGGACCAAGTACATAATAACAGCCATCCAAAACAGCAAAATTTGGCCTTGCATTGGCCAAATTAGAAATACATGGATTACtaaaatgaataattacaaGTACAATCTCCAAAAAAATGACCTTACAAATTCCTAATCATCTTATTTAAGCTGCTGATTTAAGGCTTCaagcatcaaaatcaaaacagtAACAGAACAGCAGCTTCAAAGAACCAAAATAACACTGTCCAGCCACAATATTAACCCAAACAGCAGCCTCACAGTACCAAAAACAACTGTCCAGCAACCTCATTTGCATCATTAGCCTTGTAAATTGTAATGGCTTCAAATAATGACGATGAGCTACAGGTGGCTTGGTATTTTGGATCAAATGCATACGATTCACAGTCTAGCTCCAATTCTGACGAGGAACCACAAGAAATTGAtgcacaacaaatagaacagcAAGATCAACGTAAACCAAGGCTTACAAACGAGTTGAGGCATCTCATTTTACATGAAATGTTGTCACTTAAAGTAAGTGACTCACTCCCACATGGTACATTCGTACGAATAGCAAACAAATACGGTTACACACCAAGATCAATTCGAAACTTATGGAAACGTGCAATTGAAACCAAAGAAGAAAACAAGCCTTATGTTGTCGATTCAAAGTACAAGAATTGTGGAAGAAAAAGAGTTCAAGTGCCACCAAACGTACTTGAATCAAAACCAATGGGTGAACGTACATGCATAAGAGATGTTGCAACATGTTTAGACTTGGCACCAACAACGGTTTGGCGATTGATACGAAGGGGGGAGATTAAGGCACATTCAAATCCATTACACCCTTCTTTAACGGATGCAAACAAGGCAAGAAGGGTTGAGTGGATTTTAAGTCTCATTCAAGAAGatacaattcatcatcatcattcaaggGTTCGCATAACAAATGATGATCCAATTTGGCAACAAAACAACAGGCAAGGGGGCTTTAGATTCATTCTAACTCAACAACCACCAAATAGTCCCGATTGTAATATTCtagatttgggtttttttaggaGCATACAATCACTTATGCATAAGAAAATGCCAAAGAACATGAATGAGTTAATAAAAGCAGTGGAAGATGCATTCGAAGAGTTACATCCAAAGACTTTAACCAATGTTTGGATTTCATTACAACACCACTTAAATGAAATCCTAAAGGTTAAAGGGTCTAATGACTATGTTCAGCCACACCTAGGGAAGAAAGTTCAAGAAGACAATGGAAGGTTACGAATACAAGTGCGAGTACCATTACAATTGGTTAGGGAATGTGTACGTTTCTTTAACCCAAGCACAAATCAGCAAGGCACACAAACAGAAAATGAAGATGCTGCACAACATAATCAACAAatacttgaagcatatgatgaagCAGTGGAAGAATCTCAAAGATGATTATAAATTACAGCCcctcagtttattttttatcatcatcaaaagTGTTTCTATAAAACTTAGGAGCAACTAATTATGAAATCAACATCAAAATGGAAATTTAAGGTCATGCATATGTATTTACGTCATTATATAATGATCATTTCAGTTTTTTTGCCCCCTGATTCATCATTGAGGTCTTTGAACCTCTCAGCTTTTTGAAATTTGAACAAGAAATGACGCAAATTACtgtacatgaaaaaaaatatcatatgatGTGTCGATTGTACACAATTGCTACTCAACCAAGtaattatagataatttttcagattttaagTCAAGTAATTGCATAAACACATCACAggggtttaaaaaaaaatttcaagaacagacttccaaaaaaaataagacgAAATCAAAAAGGTTCAGAACAAATCCAACATCAAacctcacaaaatcaaacaaatccaACAGCAAACATCACCAGCACTTATCATGAGTGTACAATTAAAAGGAAATTCAAGAAAACCTTACATAATTCACgtgcgttttttagggttttttttacccCTTGAAGCAATAACTTCCTCAGGAGTGTCAGGGACAACCAAATTAACTTGGTCTTCATGAATCTTAGATGGAGTTGAAGGATTAACATGAGATGGAGACTCCaaataatactcaagaacacttTGTGGTAATTCTTCTTCAACATTAGAAGAAGGGGTAGAATCACGAAACCTAGATATAGCATCATCCTCCATGGACTTTTGATATGCCTCAAGATCTTTTTTAATCCATTTAacaatttcatttgaataagagTGTGACCTCCCATTAatggaacaagaacaaaattctCCACGGTCACACAAACCGTCATAAAAGTATGATGGTATGGTCGAATCACTCTTAGATTCGACGGTTTTCATGGACAAACAAAAGCTTCAAACAGTAACAATGGAAGTCGAAGAAGAAAGCAAAACAGAGGGCTTGAAAAAATCAAactcaaccaaaattcacaaaacGAACATCAAACTGAAGACCAAATTCCGATCTACATTTTAATGCAGTaaaaatgaggaatgaacaggGGATAAAAGCTAAGAAAGCCATGGAAGAAACtcaaagaagagagagaaagcaaCGACTTCTTTTGGGAGAGGAAGTAGAATATTCAGTAAATTAAATGACACACGCTGCTCCCAAGGGGAGTAAAAGAATCCAAAGGGTTAAAACAGATTTATTTAGGGTCAAAGAGGGTATTTGAGGGGTACAAATGGGAAAAAAACTTTCCAAAAatggaaagtattctaaagtggaaaaacttatggAACTACTCGTTTTAGTAAggtggaaaaacaaaaaagaacggagggagtaacatTTAAAGGgacagaaaaaaataaaattgaataaaaatgaaaaatatcatAACATTTAAATGggctggaaaaaaataaaatcatgtttgtTCGATCGCATGGAGGTGGTTAGAGACTAGTGTGGTGTTAGTATCGATTTAGTGTCACTATGCTAGTGTAGTCTAATGGGCATTGTCTTAGGACTCCTTTTAACTAGTGTTGTCCATGGGCGGGCTACCCGCTAGGCTCAACTCATCCGTCTTGAAAAAGGGGCGGATATGGACAACGTTTTtagaaaaaagttaaaatttggACGGGTAATACCCGCCCACCAAGATAAATGAGCAAGTAGCGACACCAAAAAGATATCTACGGGTATATCCGTCCGCCcacttaatttaatatattaattattacataataattctttatttttatgttagttCTACATTACCCAACTTACTTTAATATTTCAATTACCCAATAATTCTTCTTTCCTAATTCTCATATATTGTCTACAACTTTTATGGAAACCAAAATCTTAAGTACATAAATACATTTAGAGTTTATACTGTTATATTTTATGGGAACCAAAATGTTAAATACAATGTATTATATTAGGCAAAATCTTAAGAACAATATAAGTAGGGAGTACAAACCAAGAacaataatttacatttttcaaTTCTCATTACCAGTCCCCTACAACTTTTGGaaaatgtattatattattttaattgttactaAGACTTAGctttattatttgtattgtatatttagtttttacataaaaaatatttgtttaccCATGGGTCCGGCCAGCAAAAAAACGGACGGATAGCGACAAAAAAAATATGCCGGCAAAGAAATCTCCGCTACCCGTCCAAGCTCGCCCATTAACAGCTTTATTTTTAACTAATGCTAAGAAGGATCGTCCATGGTAAGGATTTAAGTTATACCTCAAAATTAAGTGTATTAACCCATTCAATCCTTCTCATGATTGATCATGAAAACTAGACATTGTATATTAGTAGACAATATGGCAAGAAGCAAAATCCATTAATCTTTGAATCatgatttattaaaataatatgatcTGCTAACCTCTAAGATGACCATTAACCAAATTAATTTACCTTTGACCCTCAACCTAACTTAGTTGATCCAAACCATCTTCTCATTTTCTATCTAACCCGAGCataaagttaaatttttattccaattattataaatttatttatttaggatttaagattaattgattaattgctcaaaaataactaaaaatcaatatattaagtataaaagtaaatattttgattatttagcTAAACTATTTAGTCTAATTTAGAACTAAAACGATGTCATGGATGaattagaggtgtttaaaatagacttaacaattaatattttcccGACCTTATAACTAAATTCAATTTTacccaatttcaaaaataaatttataatcatataaaaatGTAATATGAACCCAAGGCACTCGACTTTAAATTGTCCTAAATCTGTTAGCTTTAGGGTGGAGTGTGCCTTTGTATAGCATTTCTAGTGCAATCTATGCAAAAACCCACCCCACAAaacaaaacccagaaaaaaGCCTCACACTAAATCGGCGAAAATGGAGACGAGATTATACGTAGGGGGTTTAGGAGAAAGAGTAACAGAGGAGGATCTTCGTACGACATTCTCTCATTTGGGTTCTGTTCGTTCAGTTGATATCATTCGTACCAAAGGCCGAACCTTTGCTTACCTCAACTTTCTTCCTTCTTCTGACAATTCTCTTCCCAAACTGTTTAGCACGGTAAATTTTTAATCCTTTCCTTTTTAAAGCTGTTCTAATTTTGTTCAATTTCTGCTCAACTTGGTGTATAATTGGTAGATTACAGATATGCCTTGATTTATTGCCTTGATATTGTAACACAATTTGCTTTTCTCTTGCTATGAAATCTAAATTGAACGCTTTTGGTCAAATGGGTATTTCAAGGAATTGCAGTTTTGCTTAGTTCCCTTCTTACTTCTTGCTGTTAGTATTTTTCCCTAatgctcatttacttcataGTCTGTTCCTTGTTTTTTGTTTCTGATCAAGGGTGGTTCTGGTCATGTTCAAGGTGTCCGATTGCACCCTAAATTAAGGAGTTTCAAATATTAGTTTATAGTATTGGTTTATATTACGTGTTTTAGTGTAATTATTTGTTTATAGGCCTCAAAGTaccgataaaataaaaaataaacatggcCTTAGAAAACATTGTATTGTTGCTCGCCTCCTAATTGATTTACAAGTTTTTTCTTCTCTGGTTCTATCATGATTTACTTCTTAGCTAGAATGGTATTCTCAACCAATTTTTTCATTGTGGAAATTGTTGTACAATTGAATGAAATTGAGAAAAACACAAGTAAAAATGAGAGGGGATAAAAAAAGATGTTGAATTATCAAAATGATTTAGAAGTTAGTGTGTGGTATATGAGATCTCTAGCttaacaacaatatttggtgAATGTCTTCGGTGCAAAACACGATACCCCGCTGCCCATGGTGAACACGCTATCCCCTCTCATATATGCACTTATGTCTTACATAAAAGAGGATGAAGGTCATAACACATTAGCCCATTTGGGTAGAAGAGGAAAAGAACGAGGAAGCAAGACAATGAGAAGATTAAGCATAGCCTGATGAATAATGTATATGCTCAATATATGGACAAGATCTAATAACCAGAATATCAAAAGTTATAACTCTTGAAACACCAAAATAATGAATATTAATTTCTGAAATGAACATCTCAATAATGGGGATTGAATATGAAATTGATCAACCATTTAATCACCAAGAATAATGACAAAGATCTAATGCTGATTAAGACCAACAATATAGCCATTAAGAAAagttaaagaataaaaataaaaataagcaaTAGAAGCAAATGGCTAGAAACCAAAGAGGCCTATGACTAGGGGGAGCACACTCCAGCCAGAGAAGCACGCATTCCAAGCTGTCACATCCTCCTCTCTTGTTCTAGCTACCAAGAGAGAGGACTCCTATCTAACAAACTTTAAATCCTACCGTAATATTCAATACATATTGATCAAGTTGATGTTTTTTGGTAATGTGCATTTGGggtttttttcttccttttttcaGTCCCCTTTGCTTTGGTAGAGTTGCTCATTAATTTCACTCTCCCTGGTTTTGTTTGCACTGAATTGACGAGTTATGTTTTGGACTTTGGTGGGATGGTTTGGGCTTATAGGAATGAGATATCAGTGCATTACAATGAAGACTTGGGATGTCTTTAGGTTGGCTTGAAGTTCTTATTGGTTACAAAAGGTTTTTGAGTTCATTCATCGCGTGCATTGACCGGGAAATCCATTTTGGAACCGTGATCGAAACCATGTTTTTCTCTATGCTGGAAGTGTTCACTTGATGGCTATGTTGAGGTTACCTTATAATGAAAATGTTGGTGTGCTTTATTGTTTGATGTATGGATGTTTGCCTTTACTGAAACTATGACATATTGGGGGTATGGACAAGATATACATGGACTGTGGTGTGTTGTTTTTCtgactttttatgatttttttagacTGAAGATTGCATAAGGGAAGGTAGAGAGGACCCATGAAGAGTTGAAATAGTTCATTGGTTTAGTaaatcattaaagattaatagaATATTTCTGATAAAGTTATATATGGTAAACTGTTATGGTTGTTGGAATTCTGATGAACAGTTGAAGAAGgtccaatttattttatgtgGTTGAACTTCAAAATATGAGCAATGATTATACAACATAAATGGCTTGACATAAAATCATGAATTACTTCTGTAAGGTAGCATTTGGAACTTGTATCACATTTCAATTTTCAAGTGACGGAATTTAGTCACTTTGAATGACAATTTTCAGTTCCAAATTTGATGTTTGGAGACGCCTAGTTACAAATTCCACTATGTTTTAAGTGAAAGGCTAAATTTTACTTCAAGAAGAAAGGTTTTATTCTCTTATAAGCCATTACTTAAGTTATGAGAAGATGTGAAATTTCTTTTCTCCAAAATCGATTTAGATGGTTGAGATGAATCTGAGTCACTAATGTTAGCTTGGTTAGACACACGTGGCTTACATCAAAGATTGAATATGTAGAATTTTACCCACAAAACTCATCTAATAAAGGTTCCATTTTTCTCTTCTATCTTGaggatatttttttcttaatccttttttTATCATCTTGCTTTGGCTTTTACTATTTTTTGTCTTCTTTCTGCCCGTTTATACGAATTTAACTTATCTTTTTCTTTGATCTTCTTTCTAGTCCAATCTACtagtttttccttttaattttctctttatttttttatatttttgctcTTCTTCAATGCTTAtgtctttcttttttctcttttcttttttaataacaATGTGATAACAACTAGACATAATGCTTTAAATTGTGTGTTAAGGTACCCCTTGTGTCATTTTGCACTATAATAGTGGCTAGGTGCAATAATAACAAACGTTGTATACTTGTAAATCTTTTATGCAACAATAATTTGAATATCTTATTGTTTTAAGTATCAATTGTGCTTTGAAATTGTTTTATAAGCTTTTGAGCAAAAAACGTGTGCCTCATTTATGATTCTATGAAAAGCCCGCGCTAGCACCGTGCACTTGTGCTTCGACTCCAAGACCCTTCTGCTCCTCAATGAGCCTCGCGCCTTTTAAAACGGAGGgtgttgaaatatttttttgctCTCTATGTTATATGTTGGATGGTATGGATTTTGTGTTCTCAAACATTGTTGATAGTTTGATACTGTTGTATAAGTGATCAAAATTGATATTGAAGTATGCCCAAGATTCAGATTATGCTTGGAGAATTTACATCGATGCTGCTACCTGAACAGATTTTCAGCAACAATCACTtgataaaataaacaataatcttGTCGTACATGAGGAATTTTCGGTTACTGCTGTTTGCACCGATTGTAATCACAATTTTGAAGAGAAAATAGTACCCAACTCTAGATTATGCGTGAAGAATTCTGATGATATTTAATGGTTAGAGAAACTAAGATAATGGGATATATCAAAGATAGAGAACACTCCTGAACTCTTTGATTCACGATAACAATTTAATCACTTCTAGTCTTGTTGAAATCGCACTTTAATCCTCAATTGCTCCTATGTGAAGAAGCAAAACTCGTACTAAAAAGTCACGAAATCTGAATATAAATTTTCTCTTTACCGCAAAAGCGTGATGAGAAGAACTAAACTTAGAGAAGGCAATAAGAAAGTTTGGGGCACAAGAAACAAAAAGGACTTGGCCTTAGCCTCAAAATCCTAAAATAACTAATCCATACACCTAATATGAACTTATACTTATGtggctaattttttttttgacagaAACCTATGGGCTTAACTTAAAGTAGACttaattttgaataaaacaatgaaaataaaataataatcttagttttatcaacaataaaataactaaGGCAACGTTGTCTGCGCATCCTTATCAGAAATCACATTGGTTTGAGTATTCCTCTATTGTTTGATTCTGTGTATGGCTTTCTTTTCTTTCCCACTATGGATGATATCTTGATTCCCATATTCTTTACATCCTTTACATATAGTATTTTGAGTTTTATTTGATGCTTTCTAAGGCCTTTTTTGTCACTTGTATGGTTTTATGTTTGTACCAGTATAATGGGTGTATGTGGAAAGGAGGGAGGCTAAAGCTAGAAAAAGCAAAACAACATTATATTGATCGATTGAAACAAGAATGGGCAGAAGATGCTGAACTCTTAAACATGGAAGCTACCATTTGCAATAAGGATGAAAACATGGCTGCTTCTTCAGAGCCCAAGAGTACCCTTGATCTTGAAAAGATGCAGCTTCGGATGTTCTTTCCCAAACTAAGAAAGGTAACACATTGACATTTGCAAATGACTTAGATATCTTCCACTTAGAAGATTACATCACGAAGTCACTATAGGTCTCCCTTACGACCATAAAAAATGCCCTCCTGTTTCCAAGATTAGAATGATGTGTAGCTGGAAGAGACGAAATTTTATTAGCACTGGCTTTTCATACGATTTCAGTTTTTGGCAGCCTGTTGTTCAAGTTAGAAGTTGTGAATGCATGTTGGGTTTTCTCAGTTAAATTAGAGGATCAGACATGTTAGAGCTGGTGTGGTTGTCGGTTGTCCTGTGTAACTGTGTTAGTAATTATCATCTTTTAGTGCAGGTGGTAGCAAAGCTCCTTCTTTTGGAGTATCATTAATTCACTGCCTAATTCGTTTTATGAGTTTGCCTCACtaaatttaaccaaaaaatttATTTCGAGCTCCTGAATTATCAGTCTGTAGGGAACTTAGCGTTACACTTCATCATATCTGCTGAAACTGGCTCGATGCAGGTGAAATCGTTGCCCTTTCGTGGAACTGGCAAACACAAATACAGCTTCCGGCGTGTTGAAGTGCCTTCTCTTCCAGTTCATTTCTGTGACTGTCCGGAGCATAACAACCCGACTGAAACCCTTAAAGTAACAAGAGTTCATgaaaagatcaataatgaagggATTAACTCGAAGAATAGATTTTTCCCTTCAAAATTTGAGGGGATTCAATCTTCTGGAGAATCTCAAGTACATGACTCTGAAATACAAGATGGTGGCATGAACGATGATGagataaatattatgaattctGTAATGAAAAAGCTTTTGGATAGGAAGACTGCAAAACCTGAACGAAAGGACGTTCATGATTTACCAAAGGATGATATCCCAACATTTGAGTCTCAAGAGAACAAAATTGAAATAGATGAAGAAACAGACGacgaggatgatgatgatgatatcaAAATCAATGTTGGGGTACAAAATGTTGAGCATGAAAACTGGGAGCTGCAAACATGCCTAATTAATGAGGTGTGATTTGTTAAAGATACTATAAATTTAGGATAATTTCTTTTTACATTAGAAATTAACTTGGTCTAACTTCAGAGTTTTCCGTTACTTGTAAATGCAGATGGCTGGGTCAAATAAACAATTGACTTCTGTTGCTGCCAAAAGCAATCTTGGTACCCAGAATGAAAAGGTAAAACTAtctagtaagaaaagaaaattattttcgagtgaaaataatgaaaaagacGTAGTTTCTCCTATCCTTAGAAAGAAAGTTGTCTCAAAAACTCGGTCTGAGGAG belongs to Amaranthus tricolor cultivar Red isolate AtriRed21 chromosome 17, ASM2621246v1, whole genome shotgun sequence and includes:
- the LOC130804236 gene encoding protein REPRESSOR OF SILENCING 3 yields the protein METRLYVGGLGERVTEEDLRTTFSHLGSVRSVDIIRTKGRTFAYLNFLPSSDNSLPKLFSTYNGCMWKGGRLKLEKAKQHYIDRLKQEWAEDAELLNMEATICNKDENMAASSEPKSTLDLEKMQLRMFFPKLRKVKSLPFRGTGKHKYSFRRVEVPSLPVHFCDCPEHNNPTETLKVTRVHEKINNEGINSKNRFFPSKFEGIQSSGESQVHDSEIQDGGMNDDEINIMNSVMKKLLDRKTAKPERKDVHDLPKDDIPTFESQENKIEIDEETDDEDDDDDIKINVGVQNVEHENWELQTCLINEMAGSNKQLTSVAAKSNLGTQNEKVKLSSKKRKLFSSENNEKDVVSPILRKKVVSKTRSEESELNLELNRVAELETKKPFTSSMWSQKSSWKRLIDEGGTSSFQLSHISRDETNIDEEPMFDGETSSDDEKHARVSNDVHDEHKHGETNSDEGHISDEETSSDDEKRARVSNDVHSEHKHGETNTDEGPMFDGETSSDDENHATVDHDVRDEHKHSNRTSSDRKELERVSNLEHENLDDQSLKSEDSEGPEVPQLVESDAGLDIAARGSSWLQKSSWTQLVGGGNSSSFSISQILSGDQVEKQQLNKTNEHVKSEMSFGGTQGSSFGFSGTDKKQDTETSSARRIQSSKAPKGYDHVDSTITKKSDTHQKVSNSLSETGFIDTSTFIRSADSMKEWQAAKKALTSTLKKKDTNK